In Flavobacteriales bacterium, one genomic interval encodes:
- a CDS encoding T9SS type A sorting domain-containing protein encodes MKNTNSSNPLWRRTSRWARTGGLIGGLLIAQIGSAQQCLVGGCTYGANQYPGADQMSTSATFSTVATDNYAGENGRYAVTSGETYEWSVRTNEGGNAPYDSQLTLFSDDGATTYCYSDDVGGDDGYISWTATYTGFARVQINVYNCLTNSTNTTLRWRCVTCGPAPFCGDLICNGAETTATCPGDCPPIPGSCDAPVVLTNGVPLIGETTCGSGVLLPDNACSASYDADAAPNEAMVYSYTTGATAEDITVLMSNITSTYSGLSMISGTCNSAGATCLGFVGNGGTTDRSFTAVGVPAATTVHIYVTTWPAPDCVASYDLVLNAGAPAVCGNAICEGPENFANCPGDCPAAPGQDCTTAIDVSAGGTFNSGAFNGVYEAFETCFSGTPAAARWFVYSATADGDLNVSSYGIGGTDSELAVGTGTCGSLTQVACSEDFAGSPYESEVQLAVTNGTDYYIMWGNYYSSTPFNFNVTFIPAGAVCGNSVCEGGENFANCPGDCPAAPGEDCSSAIDVSAGGTFNSAAINGVYEGFENCMASAPDKARWFVYSATTNGSLNVSSYGIGGTDSQVAVGTGTCGSLTQVACNDDFAGFPYESEVEFAVTSGTDYYIMWGNGYSSAAFNFNVTFVPPPVCVAPAATRTIVPNCPTGFAIDVNVTSLGMTLAAPATSATIAYDLNSVPQTPVTVFTTGIETLTGFVDGDLIDNIVVQHESNATCDYAGLASVTYTCPPPPPANDACANAIPLDCNTLVTGTTTSATLETPAPAFCGTGLTAPGVWYTVAGFDGPMFATLCGATAYDSRINVYSGSCGAWVCVGGNDDNFSCTSNTASSRLEWTGSSANTYYILVQGYSSATGDFDLFVGCGSNNNSCPDNGLSIQFQTDASPFETTWDLLDATGQYVIASGGPLAAPGALLEEFACVPDGCYQFRVKDSGGNGMSSGGYVVRTQGNYIRIIDDANNFSSGSTSQASGSFCLPMGTTDLLYSSCDKYFWATGEYIVCNEDAAVAADWNGGGPAGADSGYDFWFYNPNGGYSYVRSRRHNVSDNFANVGSSRTCHMKVNNWAAANHIPDGVLMNVRIRSVVNGVAGAYGPACRFTRDEATAACPPTLLFDVPGFPQFYSCGVNRNFVSSTANRLYARPIAGATQYRFTFDNAELASPIVRVANNYYLSLGWSIGVAPPLVAGQTYDVTVEAFKGGNWCIPGNVCLVTINNPVAGGQQNVALDGGSALNMWPNPNNGDVLNMSLLVADPFITSVSMDIFDLSGKRMIARTVGIQDGLINTTIDLNGDLADGMYMVKVTAGDEVFTQRVVIQK; translated from the coding sequence ATGAAGAATACAAACTCTAGTAATCCACTGTGGCGGCGAACGTCGCGGTGGGCAAGAACAGGTGGCCTTATTGGCGGCCTCCTTATAGCACAGATCGGTTCCGCACAACAATGTTTGGTCGGTGGGTGCACATATGGTGCCAACCAATACCCGGGTGCTGATCAAATGTCTACAAGCGCTACATTCTCAACTGTCGCGACTGATAACTATGCCGGTGAGAACGGGCGGTATGCCGTTACGAGTGGCGAGACCTATGAATGGTCAGTCCGTACGAATGAAGGTGGTAATGCCCCTTATGATTCGCAATTGACCCTCTTCAGCGATGATGGTGCTACCACGTATTGCTACAGTGATGATGTAGGCGGCGACGATGGATACATCAGTTGGACAGCGACCTATACTGGTTTTGCCCGTGTGCAGATAAACGTTTACAACTGTCTCACGAACAGCACCAATACCACGCTGAGGTGGCGTTGTGTGACTTGTGGCCCGGCTCCTTTCTGCGGCGATCTGATCTGCAACGGAGCTGAAACAACGGCTACTTGTCCAGGTGATTGCCCACCTATTCCGGGATCATGTGATGCTCCGGTAGTTCTGACCAACGGTGTACCCCTCATTGGCGAAACCACTTGTGGGTCCGGTGTATTGTTGCCGGACAACGCATGTAGCGCATCCTACGATGCGGACGCTGCTCCTAATGAGGCCATGGTGTATTCCTATACTACAGGTGCAACTGCAGAGGACATTACCGTGCTGATGTCCAACATTACCAGTACTTACTCTGGTCTGTCCATGATATCCGGCACTTGTAACTCAGCTGGAGCCACTTGCCTCGGATTCGTAGGTAATGGTGGAACCACAGACCGGTCGTTCACGGCCGTTGGTGTACCAGCTGCGACCACGGTACACATTTATGTAACGACATGGCCTGCGCCAGACTGCGTAGCCAGTTATGACCTCGTACTTAACGCAGGTGCTCCTGCGGTTTGCGGTAACGCGATCTGTGAAGGTCCTGAGAATTTCGCTAACTGCCCTGGTGATTGCCCTGCAGCGCCCGGTCAGGATTGTACTACGGCAATTGATGTAAGCGCCGGTGGAACATTCAATAGCGGTGCATTCAATGGCGTCTATGAAGCCTTTGAGACCTGTTTTTCTGGTACGCCAGCTGCTGCGCGTTGGTTCGTTTATTCGGCTACAGCTGATGGAGATCTTAATGTATCTTCCTATGGTATCGGTGGAACGGATAGTGAACTCGCGGTTGGTACCGGTACTTGTGGCTCACTGACCCAAGTTGCCTGCAGTGAAGACTTTGCTGGATCTCCGTATGAATCAGAAGTCCAACTTGCTGTTACGAATGGAACGGACTACTATATTATGTGGGGCAACTATTACAGTAGCACCCCATTCAATTTCAACGTAACCTTTATCCCAGCTGGTGCAGTTTGCGGTAATTCGGTCTGTGAAGGAGGCGAGAATTTCGCTAACTGCCCGGGTGATTGCCCAGCTGCTCCTGGTGAGGATTGTTCTTCTGCCATTGATGTAAGCGCCGGCGGAACATTCAATAGCGCTGCTATTAATGGCGTCTACGAGGGGTTCGAGAATTGTATGGCAAGTGCACCGGATAAGGCACGTTGGTTCGTTTATTCGGCTACCACTAACGGAAGTCTTAATGTCTCTTCTTACGGGATCGGTGGAACGGATAGCCAAGTCGCTGTTGGAACCGGAACGTGTGGTTCGTTGACCCAAGTGGCTTGTAATGACGACTTTGCTGGTTTCCCGTATGAATCAGAAGTTGAATTCGCTGTCACTTCAGGAACGGATTACTACATCATGTGGGGAAATGGATACAGTAGCGCCGCATTCAACTTCAATGTGACTTTTGTACCTCCGCCTGTTTGTGTAGCACCTGCTGCAACACGCACAATTGTGCCGAACTGCCCTACAGGATTCGCTATCGACGTGAATGTGACCAGTTTGGGTATGACTTTAGCGGCACCTGCAACAAGCGCAACGATCGCGTATGACTTGAACAGCGTTCCACAGACCCCGGTAACCGTTTTCACTACCGGCATTGAAACCCTTACCGGCTTTGTCGATGGTGACCTGATCGACAATATCGTTGTACAACATGAAAGCAATGCTACTTGCGACTACGCGGGCTTGGCCTCTGTCACTTACACGTGCCCACCACCGCCACCTGCCAATGACGCGTGTGCGAATGCCATACCACTTGATTGCAACACCCTAGTGACCGGCACCACGACCAGTGCTACTTTAGAAACACCTGCACCCGCATTCTGCGGAACCGGTCTTACGGCTCCTGGAGTTTGGTATACTGTTGCTGGTTTTGACGGTCCTATGTTCGCGACACTTTGTGGTGCTACAGCCTATGATTCCAGGATCAACGTTTACTCAGGTTCATGCGGAGCATGGGTTTGTGTTGGTGGAAATGATGACAACTTCAGTTGTACTAGTAACACCGCCTCAAGCCGCCTTGAGTGGACCGGGTCTTCCGCTAATACATACTACATCCTTGTTCAAGGATATAGCAGTGCGACCGGTGATTTCGATCTGTTCGTAGGTTGCGGAAGCAACAACAATTCCTGCCCGGATAACGGTCTTTCAATTCAGTTCCAGACCGATGCTTCTCCATTCGAGACCACCTGGGATCTCTTGGACGCTACTGGTCAATATGTTATAGCTAGCGGCGGTCCTTTGGCTGCTCCTGGAGCATTGCTAGAGGAATTCGCTTGCGTACCTGATGGTTGCTACCAGTTCCGCGTGAAAGATAGCGGTGGTAATGGTATGAGTTCCGGTGGATATGTTGTACGTACCCAAGGAAACTATATTCGCATCATCGACGACGCGAACAACTTCAGCAGTGGTTCCACAAGCCAAGCCAGCGGGTCATTCTGCTTACCTATGGGTACTACGGATCTGTTATATTCCAGCTGCGATAAGTACTTCTGGGCAACCGGTGAATACATTGTTTGCAACGAAGATGCTGCTGTTGCTGCTGACTGGAACGGTGGTGGACCTGCCGGTGCGGACTCCGGATACGATTTCTGGTTCTACAACCCGAATGGTGGTTACAGCTATGTGCGTTCACGTCGACACAATGTGTCCGACAACTTTGCGAACGTAGGTTCTAGCCGTACATGCCATATGAAGGTCAATAACTGGGCGGCTGCGAACCACATTCCTGATGGAGTGTTGATGAACGTACGTATTCGTTCTGTTGTGAACGGTGTTGCAGGTGCTTATGGTCCAGCTTGCCGCTTTACACGTGATGAAGCTACGGCCGCTTGCCCTCCAACCTTGCTGTTCGACGTACCAGGATTCCCACAGTTCTATAGCTGCGGTGTGAACCGTAACTTCGTGAGCAGTACAGCGAACCGCTTGTACGCTCGCCCTATAGCTGGTGCTACGCAGTACCGCTTCACCTTCGACAATGCTGAGTTGGCATCGCCGATCGTTCGCGTAGCGAATAACTACTACTTGAGCTTGGGTTGGTCCATTGGTGTTGCTCCACCATTGGTTGCAGGACAGACGTATGACGTAACTGTTGAAGCATTCAAAGGAGGTAACTGGTGCATTCCAGGTAATGTGTGTCTTGTTACCATCAATAACCCAGTAGCTGGTGGTCAACAGAACGTTGCTTTGGACGGTGGATCCGCATTGAACATGTGGCCTAACCCGAATAACGGTGATGTGCTGAACATGAGCCTGCTGGTTGCTGATCCATTCATCACTTCTGTGAGCATGGACATCTTCGACCTCAGCGGCAAGCGTATGATCGCACGTACTGTTGGTATCCAGGATGGTCTTATCAACACGACCATTGACCTGAACGGCGACCTCGCTGATGGTATGTACATGGTAAAAGTTACTGCTGGTGATGAAGTATTCACACAACGTGTGGTGATCCAGAAGTAA